Proteins encoded by one window of Pseudorca crassidens isolate mPseCra1 chromosome 3, mPseCra1.hap1, whole genome shotgun sequence:
- the SMIM15 gene encoding small integral membrane protein 15 isoform X2: protein MFDIKAWAEYVVEWAAKDPYGFLTTVILALTPLFLASAVLSWKLAKMIEAREKEQKKKQKRQENIAKAKRLKKD from the coding sequence ATGTTTGATATAAAGGCTTGGGCTGAGTATGTTGTGGAATGGGCTGCAAAGGACCCATATGGCTTCCTTACAACAGTTATTCTGGCCCTAACTCCATTGTTTCTAGCAAGTGCTGTACTGTCTTGGAAATTGGCCAAGATGATCGAGGCCAGGGAAAAggagcaaaagaagaaacaaaaacgtcaagaaaatattgcaaaagcTAAACGACTAAAAAAGGATTGA